The following nucleotide sequence is from Coffea eugenioides isolate CCC68of chromosome 10, Ceug_1.0, whole genome shotgun sequence.
GATCAGCCCATGGAAAGATTGTGATAGGATGGGAAGATTGTTGAGCTTACCTTATCGTCAGATGATAGGTTGAGATAGGATGTTTAGTTATAAGTGTAAGATACCTGTTGGATGATAGGTTGATGATCTGATCCAATCTAAGGTCCGATATATGAGAGGGGAGATTATTGAGTTTATCCATATAGCTAAGGTCTGATGTACAAGAGGGGAAAATGTTGAATTTTATCTCAGGAGCATGGCTTTTCCTTACACTACCACTTCGATAGCTGATATACGATAaagtcaacaatctcccccttatAGCTTAACAATCTCCCCCTTATCGTACCTAAAGTCAACAGTCTTCCCCTTATCCCATCTACCCTTTCTATAATCGATATCGGATAAAGTCAACTATCTCTCTCTTATCCCTCAACAATCTCTCCCTTATTCCATTTCGGTTATGGAAAGGGTGAGacttttttttcacacttataACTAAGCACACATTTCCCACATCAATCCCTCTCTCTTATTCCACATTGGTTATGGAGGTGAGAGTTTCTCTAGCACTAATAACCAAGTTCTCTTATCCCTCAACAATTCCCCCCTTATTCTACATCAGTTATGAAAAGTGTGAGACCTTATCTCGCACTTATAACCAAGCACCCTAATCCCTCAACAATCTTTCCCTCTCCTTGTCCCACATTGGTTATGAAAGGGATGAGATTTTCCTCACATTAATAACCAAGTTCATGGAATGAGTAAGACTTTCCCTCACACTAAGAATCAAGTTCCATTATCCTACATTGGTTATGAAAGAGGTGAACCTTTCCCTTACACTAATAACTAAAGCACCTTTCTCTCACACTATCCCATATCGGTTATAGAGGGGGTGAGACTTTTCCTCATACTAATTACCAAGCTTTATGGAAGGGGTGAGACTTTCCCTCATACTAATAACCAAGTTCATGGAAGAGGTGAGACTTTCCCTCACACTAATAACCAAGTTCCCTTATCCCACATCGTTATGGAAGAGGTGAATCTTTTTCTTACACTAATAACCAAGCACATTTCCCTCACACTATCTCACATCGGTTATAGAAGGGTTGAGACTTTCCCATATTGATTATAGAAGGGATGAAACTTTCCCTCATACTAATAGCCAAGTACCCTGCTTCTTTTTTTCACAACCGATATGAGATAACGATATGAGATAAATTTAACAATCTTCTTTTCACAATCGATATGGGATAAATTCAATAATCTTCCCCTCACAACTGATACGGGATAACGATACGAGATAAATTAATTTAACAATCTTTTCCTCACACCTTGGACAATTTTTCATCCAAGTATCTACAGGAAGAGTTGTCATAACTAGGTTTTGATACCAGTGTTGGGTGCTATTAGACCTTCTCAACCCCAAAGCAGTTCAAAGGGTGAGCCAAACTTTGACACCACAGTTGGGTGTTATTGGCTCTTCTCACCCTAAAAGCAGTTCAAAGAGTGAGGCTTTCCCTCACACTTATAACCAAGGACCTGTGCTTTTCACAACTAATTTGCGATAAACTCAACAATGCGTAACCAATGGAAAGCAAGATTTTCAACTGGGGTTTAAATGGACGTTTATGGTCATGGTAATAGGGCACCAATCAATTGATTAATTCAATAACTAATGTTAATGGGATGCCAATACGACATTTATTCTAGGGGCTAAAAAACCTTAATTGAATTAAGAGAACGAAATGTTAAGATTCCAGCATAGTGTGCATGGTCTGGATAAAGTCGGCCGTTCCAACTATTCAGTAATGCTGGTCCcatttgttgttgttgttatggttgatttttatttttaaaaaaatgcatgcTGGTCCCATTTGTGATGAACTGTAATCATTGTGTTCTTTCTTAAAATTGATATTTGTGAACAACTATGGCATGTATTATGATTGTCAATTCTCTGCTCTATACAATACTCTTAGAGATAGCTGTCaccaaaattgaaatatatatatatatatgcgcgCGCAGACACACATACGCATACATAGAATTGTGTTGTCCTTGTTCTCGTCCTCGTCACGATAATCAGAAAGAGGTAGGAAAGTGTTTGGATAAAGAGACTTGTAAAAAGATCAAAAGAAGGGACATAAAAAAACAAACATGCGTTGAAAAAAAGAACAAATGCCGGAAACTAACAACACCAATACCTGATAATGTTGTTGATGGTAGATAAATTCATTGTACATCACGAAGGATTCAGTTAACATCTGAGAGGCAGTAACAAGAGACAATTCGGTGAATGGTTAATTGGTGGCTCTACCGGAGGCCCTCAATCCAAAATAATGTCTGTTTTTTCCATGAACGCCTGGCCAGTAGACCTTCAAGCAAGAGGCTTATGCGTTTCAATTAAGAAAGGCAAGTTGGGAATACTAAGGTACAAGCCAAATCACACACATAAATAAACAGAAGTATATAGTCATATGTAGGGTTGATTTGCCATCTACTCTCGCATGCAAAACAATTGATGATTGCATAACGATTTGACTAGACAATTTGTTTACTATGAATTATACGTGAATTCGATGTGCAAATTGTTTGTTGTCAAATGTAAAATAACATATCACAACAGTATCAAATGGTTTCTATTCTTTCGGAATCAGAAGGCTGAGGCTTTGAGCACGATTTAATTAGCTTAATTAGCAGCAATGCTAGAATGCAACCTGACCGCATGCGTCCAAATTATGAGTTCACTATCGGCAGACCTAACCAAGACGATTCTTTTAACAATATAAAAGAACTGCAAGTAGCTTTAATTACTATAGATAGTAATGCAAGAATGTTGTATTGACCCTTTCCAACGATTGATAATTAACTATGTACTTGCATAATTATGTATGTACATAATTAACTATGTAGTAGCTTGTGACTATATACGTACATAATTGTATCCATGAAAAGCAAATACCCATCTAGTGCCTTAATAAGGATGTCAATAAGAATTCTCCCAAGTACATAATTAACTATCAGGCTGTGGGATTGGTCACAACTCGTTTTAAACAAACTCGTGCATCTTAGGTTCCCTCTACTTGGGAGAGAATTCTTATTGACATCCTTAAGTAATAATGGCACTCCCTTCTATCTTTTCGATTACGTCAAGTAAACAAAAAATATTTCTATCCTTAATTCCATTTACAACTATTACTGCTTTATCAAGTTGTGACTAAACCAGAAGTGATGGTATCTTTTATGTTCAAAAGAATAGAAAAAATTATGGCTTTTGTcataaacaaacaaacaaacagacAAATATGGGAGTGTCAACTAAACTTCCCAGAAAGTGTACCAAACATTTGCAATTTAACATGTGCTCATCATTCTTGAGCCGCCATGGATTAAGTGGAAAACAAGTCACTGGGCAGAAGTTGAAGTCGTTTTAGTTAAATCCTTTTCAAGTCaggaatttcaatttttaactCATAATATAGTACCGTGTAATTGACCGACCAGCACAAATTTTCTTAGTCAACATGGGAATTAAGTCAAGTTGAAGCAAATACAAGTCCGGAATGAGTGGCTTCTGAAGATGAGTTGATGATGAAGCCAGAAGAAGCAGCACATAGTTTCTGTATAAGTTAATGGCTGCGTGACTTATTCTGCCACTCACGACATTTCTCCTTTGcagaagagttttttttttcccacttaTGTTCCTCATTGAATTGACCCTAATAATAATATATTCCAGACATATTTCACTATCCCATTGTCCTCTTTCCCTTCCACCAAAAAGAATCAATTATGTGTTAATCGAAGCCCTCTAACTATTTTGTTCTAATAAAAAATTTCACACAGGTACAATCCACAAGTGGAAATATTTTTTGTTTAACCCGTTTAAAATATGTTTAGAACCAGAGACTTAGTCCACGAATGGGAGTTTGTTTAATGAGATTCCTGTTTAGTTAGGAATCCTCCAAGAAGCAAATCGAAGAGGGAactaaagaaaaggaattaCTCCTAAAATATGGTACATCCGCTAGCATATACCATGAAAAAGTAGATCGTCTGTGAGTAGTATTTTGATTTGTACATCCAAGTGCATGTAGTAGTGGATAACTTTGGCATTACTAGCATAGAATGATATTGCGAAGTAGTTACTCTTAACTTTTACAGTTTGAACAAGAGTGCTGTTGAAGGATCCTTGACTAGGAAACGCTGAGTGGTACACTTGTCGCACGTTTTATTGGGTACAAGTACAACATAAGGTTTACGAATACATATTTTTCCACAGCAGAACTATCACAAAGAACAAGAAAGGAGTACAGAAACAGTAGAATCACCCTAACAGGCACCGAACTAGTTCAATACAAATATTGGAAACCATACGAGGATAATTAAATTAGGTCAATAATGCACCATTTCTTGGAACAACCACAGCTGAGAGTGGCTTCTTCATCTCACTTGACAGCTTCAATACCTCAGTCAAATCAACTGGCTGAGCTTCATTGTTCTGAGCCAACATGAAATTCTGCACCAATTTAGCCACCCAAAGGCTCACAGTCGCAAGTCCTAGGTTCTTCCCTGGACAAACCCTACGGCCTGCTCCAAATGGTGCAAGCCTAAGGTCATTTCCTCTCACGTCCAGATTTACACCACCAGCCCATGGTATGAACCTCTCTGGCTTGAACATCCATGGCTCATCCCACACCTGAGGGTCATGTGTTATAGCCCACATGTTAACCATGGCAACTGTGTTGGCTGGTATGACCATCCTATTGCTCAGGTGGACATCATCCGTCGATAAACGGGCCCACGACATAAGGGGTCCTGGTGGATGCAGCCTCAGAGTCTCTTTGATCACAGCCTGAAGGTAGGGTAGCTTAGCCACGTCTGCATCTGTGACACTTTTATCTCCCAAAACATTTTTCAGCTCATTGTAAAGATAGGTTTGGACTTGAGGGTGCAAAACTAATTCTGCCATGATCCACTCAGTTAGAAGTGCAGTAGTGTCTGTGCCCCGAAAAATCATTTCCTGTAAATCATGTACATCAACAGGCAGCTAAATAGTCACTTGGCTAAGTGCCGaagaataaaattttgtttcttttgtgttGGTCACCAGCAAAAGAATCGAATTCTTGAAACCATACCATAGGAACCAAAAATAAATTACATTTAGTCTAATGCAAATACTGCAACAACCCAACCTACCTAATCAGTCCTAAAAAGGttaagttttattttcttttaagaaAGGTCATTTTCAGCGTGCTCTGGTGCAAAAGTCCAGGTATATACTGTCGAAATTCGTTAAGAGATAGAAAGTTATTTCCCAGGAAGACCTTCATGATCCCTTTAGAAAATTGTTTGCCAGTTGGCATTTAATTGGCATGAAAGAAATAATTTACATTATCAAACAGAAAAAATGGCATGCCATCTAGTAGTGGTAAAGAGAATTGAAATGCATTTACTAACCCATAGAACAGCGACCATATCATCTTCATCAAGCTTTTCTTCACCTTCTAGAGAGAGCAAAACATCGACAAAATCAGAATCATCGGAGACCTCAGACGACTTTCCAACTCGATGTTCTTCAATAATCTTTTTAACAAGTTTTCTAACCCGAATGACAAGAGCTGAACAACGTTGTTGAATGCGAAAAGGGTCATAAAAATTCTTCAACCAGGGCAAATGATCAGACCAATTGAATTCTCCCAAGAGCTCAAACCCTTCTCTGACCATTTCATGCAATTCTTGAGCCTCTTCACTAAGTGATGTCGTTTCATACCTTTTACCAAACACAATTTCCATTATATTGTTTAAGGAAGCTACTTGTAGGTGTTTTCTAAGGCTTACAAACCCTTGCATGGTTTGCTCCTTGGAAATGGCCCTTAACATAGCTGCGCATTCTAGCTGACGTCCAGCTTCATGGGCTAATATGCGCTTGGGTGCAAAGAGGTGAGATGAGGCAATTTTCCTCAAAAGCCTCCAGTAGGCTCCATTGGGAGCGAAACCGATGGCTCGGCTAAACATGAGCTGCTTAGCCGACTGTTTTATGGGACGGCTGGAGAAGTGGGGTGAGGTCAAGATCTCACGAGCCGTTCGTGGTTCGGAAGCCACTACGACGGGAGTTGATCCCAAGCTGAACGCCATGAGTTGACTTGCACCATGGCTTGAAGCCATGCATGCAAGAGTTCGGTGAGCCAAGCCGTGGCTCAAGTTGAATAAGCTGCCTATAATTGGAAGGCCCCTGGGTCCGGGGATTGGAACTTGGCCTAACTCGTTCCGGCCAGCTCTCCATGCAGGCCCTCCAGAAGAGAAAGCCCAAGCACTGAGCCCTGCAGCTAGGAAGAACATGGCAGTAGAGAACAAAATCCAAATGTTGCATAAGTTCTGGGATTCAAGAATTGCTGGGAGTGTAAAGAACACCCACCAATTATCCTCCGAGACTGATGAAAAATCCATGTTTTTTGGGTGGTTTGAATGATGGAGTGGAAACGAAGAGAGTTTAATATGGAATGGAAGAGGATTTGTGGAAGGAAGATTGCGAGGATGAAGTGAAAGGAATAAGGCGGCAGTGCTGCTTAAATAGGAGGCATGTCGTGTAGTGGGAAGCAATTTGAATGGTTAAAATATTAGTACCATggcttttatttttgttttcattttttttggaagaaagggttttttttttgggtgggagGAGGACTGAGGAGTGGTATGGTGCTCAAAATTGACTCAAATGACGTCCAAGCACACATTGGACGGACCATTAAGCGAATGGCTGTGTTTGAAGTATTGTTTACTCGGCCTTCGTCTCACCTAAATGAGTTTGTATTTGACCTTCCCTCATACTTCACAAATACCTCTTCACTTACTGATCACCTCTATACTTGGCAGAATACCCAGGAACAAGTTTTTATGTTTTCTTATTCTTAATATTTAATCTTGATCTTGTGCAAACCTATGATGGCAACATCTTATAGAATACTGCAATTTGGTAAAACTAAAGCACAAAGAATTTGTCAAATAATGATAGAATTCAGGAAAAACTCAATTGGAAACAGTCAGCTAAGCAGAGTCAAGAGCGAAAGGGAAAGAACATTAGAGAGTGAAAGAAAAGCacgcccaaaaaaaaaggatcacATAGCTATCATGAGACGTAAAAAGTTAATGCCTCAAAAGGAACTACATGCCAAGTATCTTCTTAATCTTTTCCATGGACGGATCATCTAATTACCTGTGAAAACCTCTGTTAGAAAGAGTCTACGGAGCAGAGTCACCCGAAAATGGGAAGAAGTAACACAGGCAGTGGAAAGAAAAGGAGTACATTGGCGATCAAAAAATGTGAGACAAAAGTTTATGCCTCAAATGTAATTATTTGCAAAGTAGTAATTTCTTAATCATTTCCTAGGATGGATCAACTAAAATATTCCGTTCTTGAAAACTGACAATTTTCTTGGTAAGTTCACATTTAGATGTATACATTCAGCATCCAAAACGATTGGATTACTGAGTATTTAGAATAGTGAATAATGTGTGCCGGCTCTTTCCTAGTGAAGTACACACCACAGACACATCTCTTTCCTTGCTTACATCGATGATCTGCCGTCAAGACACGAGCATTAGCATTTTCTTTCTAAGATGTATTTCTGAAAGAATTTAACTAATATTAGTTTTCTATTTCCAGTTGGCTAGCCTAGGATAAGATGGAAAAGCATTCCAATGGGAAGTCCATTATCACCCTCTCAAAAGCTAGCTAGCATGGTGAGCTGTGTAATGGTTGACGGCACTGTCATTAACAATTGCGTGGAACTCTCTCAATCAACTAATTGGTTGTATTTAATCGCGTTTGGTTTGCTTGATTAGTTTGATTTACCTTGTTAATGATGCTTTTTTGCTCTTAATTACCACTATACTGTCTATGGAGTTGGAGACTCGAAAATCTTGAAGAGACGATGATAACACTTAAAATTACTATTTGGTTTTCAACAAAGTCACTGGACATTAATTTCAATATTGGCAATCATTTAGTCATATTTATTTACATAAATATCTTAACATCCATGAAAACTTTCTTTAATAATCTGGTCTATCTCTCATACACACGTACATGCACGCACGCACACATTAATTTAGGACCTCAAAGGGAAGAAATTAAGCCAAACCCTTGATGAAAATAGATACACATCTTATTGATTTAAGAGGATAGaccattaatttcattttaatattttgagaAGAATTATTCGTATTATTTCCAGCatgaaatgaaggaaaaatattCCGTGGCAAataatttcttagaaaatcCCACCCTACTTTAATAACTTAGATCAACGTTTCAAATACTGGGATGTACGGACTAAATTTGATCAAAAACTGTACACAACTAAGTTTAATGCGAGCAAATGGCATGAATAATGGATAATTAATTAACATAAATAGAAAATTTCTAAAAGAATGATAATAAAAATTGTAGATAATAGAGAGCTAGCTGTGAGTTATATCATGACTTTCCGGTAGAGGATGAAATATAGGAATCTTTTCCACTAATTGTGGAGCTAATTTTTGTCTATAATCTTTGCGAACAATAGAAAATGAGTTTTCCTGTAGACAGACAGCTGTGGAAAAAGAAACATATAGTTAAATATACATCTTGCTTGTCTAAATGAAGCCAAACGAAGAATGAGGTGCCTTTTCCTTAAAATGATGCTTATTCACTGTCACACACGCATTCACACGCACAAGTACCTCTGCATGCACAAAATGGCACAAATAAACTGCCAAATCCTAATATTAATTCAATTACTATCCTTTTGCTCAGAGAAATGCAGCCAAGCCAGTGTACAGTAATTAAGAACTGAGGAAATTTGTCGGTGTGTATTTTCACATTAATCTACCTATTGCGTGGCAAATAATTAAGGTATTAACATCCGAAGACTTTGCAGGCTGAAGAGACTCGATTAATTAGAGATATTTTGGTGCAACTATGCATATCGATATGAACCCTAGGTATGATCAGGTCGGATTACTGGTAAACACAGTACAGCTAATTGCTAATCACCAAGAAAGTTTAGGCACCGACCCCTTCGAACTTTGAATGTCACAGTACCCGTTGTGTTTAACCAGCTTCCTTGTTTCCTTAATTAATTTGACCGGTTGATGATTGGATATAAACCTGTCTACTGTCTTGAAGAAGGCAGATACAGCAATTAATTTTTGTTATAGCCATCACAGAATAAAGAAGTAATTAACTAATGGGCGCACTGAATAAGAAGTGGGTCTAGTCACTAGTGTTATTTTTTCTGtggaaaaaaaattctagtGAAAGTATTGCAATTCAGAGGGGCGGCGGGTGGTAGTTTTAAAGTATCCATAATTAAtccactttcttttttttagtgTGCTTATCATAATTGAGCCATTTAAGGTGCAGTATTCGGCTACTTCACCTAGTAGTGTAATGCTTGTATTGAAATTTTTAAGAGATGAAATCTAAAAAGAAGTTTTTTAACATGTGCTCAATGGGCATTCGTTAACATATTTGAATTTCACCAAACTGATCATGTGTATACACGtattaataattattacttTCCATTATATTTATACATACCTGAAGTATATCTTGATAATTGTCAAATGGGTACCCGTTAGACATAACCATCTAAAAATTAGTTACCTTTTAACGCCCTATGAGGTAACGATTAAATTGATGAccaaatgcaaaataaaataggaGGTTTCGAGGGTTTGGATCGTCTCCTCCCAAGGAAATCAATTACATCACCTAATTTTGTTCACAGGATACTTGTTCAGACATTATGACTAaaatgtgtgtgtgttttttggtTATCCTGCGTTGTATAATCTTTAAGTGATCTACTGATCTCTGTTGTGGTCTCGTATAGTGGTGGCTAGAAACAAATGGAGGCAGACTACTGAGCTGAACTAAAAAGAAAGCAAAGGTATTTGCAGATCTTTTGCAGGAACTTAAAAGTAGCAAGTTGATTAGTCCAACGAAGAATAGTAATCCCCAGCAATCTAGGCAGCACAACACTTTCCACCCCGTTGATTACTCTCCTTTTACTAATAATTGTCCTCATAAACATTCATCCGAAAGCACAGAAGATCACACGATCGAGCgtttcatcaatctcaaccacgCAATCAGCACTTCACGCAAGCGCGCGCACACACATTTACAATTCCAAAGTTAGATCCCTAACCTAATACACAAAGTTTATCGTCAAAATCAATGTGTGTGTGCGTGCGGTTTGGCGGGAAGCCAGGAGGGTGGGTGGGGTGATTAATTTGCATAATCCCAATTAAACTCTCCAAATCCATATGCCGAATTCGTATCTTGCTTACGAGGCTTCTCGTTGTTGATGCAAGTGTTCGCCTGACCTCCATTCATTGTTGCATTTTCACAAGGTTAATAATTTAGTAATCTCGAAGATTTGACACTAATCATGCTAGGTCACTGATTTGCGCCGTCCTATTTTGTTCTGCGAGCCTACGCTAGGAGCTGCACCGGACTAATTGGTTAAACGAGTCTGAAATTATTAAGTACGAAAGTCAaagagattttgaaaaattttatgcaACTATAATGTTGTTTATTATagtttttgttaaattttgtgaaTGTTTGTTGTCTTGGGTGTCTTGCATTTCCGGCTGCAACTGTTAATCGTTGGTCGACCGTTGACATGCATGCCCATGCACGCCCGTTTAGGTCGCTTAGTAAGAAGCAAGAAGCAAAAAAGGCGCCTTGACGTTCTATATCACATTATGTATGGTCATATGCACGAGGAGGCATTGTCAAAACGAGGCAACAACCAAAAAGAGCCTTGATGTTTACTACTAATACAAAGTGGATCGGAGGTTCACAAGTTGAATTCTGTTCATTTCAAAGCGTTTCGTGTAATTCTTATTATATTGAGTAGAAATTCGTACTCTGTTATTATAATTATCATTTTAATTATATAAATTGTCACATTTAAATTTATGCTTGACACTCAAATGGTATGAGTTTCTACTAAAAGTTGTAAGAATCTCACAAATTTATTTGAATTCAACAGAACGCAACTTGTGAGACCTGAATTGTACTCTCTCcgtcccattttgatagtccTAGTTTTTtctcacacagtttaagaaaaagtagttaattttgttagaaaaataaatgcaagttgctattttcctaaaatacccttatattaaataaagtacaactttatattaattattcataaaaacttgaattgatggtttatgGGAAGTTGAATTGATGGTCAAGAAGAATCAATTCTCATTCGTATATCAatatgttttggaaaatataaatgtattaaatgGGGTAAGTTATATTCAATAACaatctatattaaataaggtagtttatactaataacaacctacattgaataagggtattttagagaaattaaaaaataactacattcttcaattgaacTACAATTTAGGacaaatgaaaaaggaaaacaggactatcaaagtgggacggagggagtagtaAGTTTATTTATGGTGTTTGACGCAAATGGCAGATAAGCAATAGGTTGGGGCTTGGGAGATACTCAAGGAAACTCGATTTATGAGTGCACTTGCAAATTATTGCATATGATGTGGTCTATACACGGTAAAATAGTCATTGTAATTTATGATaatgtaaaagaaaaatatgataTGTCATGTATATgatataaaaaaattatgttATTTTGAAATAATGATCAACCATCACAATCATAAATCAGTCTCTACCCAAGTATTAACCCTTGTGGTCTTGGAGAAGTTCAATTTGGATCTTGACATTTGGTCATGCGTGCAAGAGTGTCTATGGTAATGCAAGTAGTTGTGTTTGCAGTACAATCAAATTTACCAGTATATCATAGTCACGAGTATCCTGTCAAATTGGTTGGCCGAAccaatatacatatatatatacacacac
It contains:
- the LOC113750264 gene encoding cytochrome P450 78A7: MDFSSVSEDNWWVFFTLPAILESQNLCNIWILFSTAMFFLAAGLSAWAFSSGGPAWRAGRNELGQVPIPGPRGLPIIGSLFNLSHGLAHRTLACMASSHGASQLMAFSLGSTPVVVASEPRTAREILTSPHFSSRPIKQSAKQLMFSRAIGFAPNGAYWRLLRKIASSHLFAPKRILAHEAGRQLECAAMLRAISKEQTMQGFVSLRKHLQVASLNNIMEIVFGKRYETTSLSEEAQELHEMVREGFELLGEFNWSDHLPWLKNFYDPFRIQQRCSALVIRVRKLVKKIIEEHRVGKSSEVSDDSDFVDVLLSLEGEEKLDEDDMVAVLWEMIFRGTDTTALLTEWIMAELVLHPQVQTYLYNELKNVLGDKSVTDADVAKLPYLQAVIKETLRLHPPGPLMSWARLSTDDVHLSNRMVIPANTVAMVNMWAITHDPQVWDEPWMFKPERFIPWAGGVNLDVRGNDLRLAPFGAGRRVCPGKNLGLATVSLWVAKLVQNFMLAQNNEAQPVDLTEVLKLSSEMKKPLSAVVVPRNGALLT